One Vespula pensylvanica isolate Volc-1 chromosome 1, ASM1446617v1, whole genome shotgun sequence genomic region harbors:
- the LOC122635242 gene encoding histone chaperone asf1 — MAKVQLANVAVLDNPSPFLNPFQFEVTFECIEDLKEDLEWKMIYVGSAESEEFDQVLDTIYVGPIPEGRHMFVFQADPPDVSRIPVNDALGVTVVLLTCSYRGHEFVRVGYFINNEYTDPELRENPPPQPQFDKVQRNILGDKPRVTRFKINWDDGASSTENSVPEGMEAPNLEETSQDAPTSTLGFTENAQNSMEVM, encoded by the exons ATGGCTAAGGTACAACTAGCAAATGTAGCGGTTCTCGACAACCCTTCGCCGTTTCTGAATCCTTTTCAATTCGAAGTAACCTTTGAATGTATTGAAGATTTAAAAGAAG aTCTAGAATGGAAAATGATCTACGTTGGCAGTGCAGAATCAGAAGAATTCGATCAAGTCTTAGATACCATATATGTTGGACCAATTCCAGAAGGACGACATATGTTTGTTTTTCAg gCGGATCCTCCTGATGTAAGTAGAATTCCTGTGAATGACGCATTAGGTGTCACAGTAGTGCTCTTAACATGCTCCTACAGGGGCCATGAGTTTGTGCGTGTTGGCTATTTTATAAACAACGAGTATACAGATCCTGAACTTAGAGAAAATCCTCCACCGCAACCTCAGTTTGACAAAGTGCAAAGAAATATCTTAGGTGATAAACCACGTGTTACaagatttaaaattaattgggATGATGGTGCAAGTTCTACAGAAAATAGTGTACCGGAAGGTATGGAGGCTCCAAACTTAGAAGAAACATCACAAGATGCCCCAACATCTACATTAGGTTTTACAGAAAATGCACAAAATAGTATGGAAGTGATGTAA
- the LOC122635213 gene encoding syntaxin-6 isoform X2, which yields MTLENPFFVVKDEVCKALNKNRGLYGRWTELQNVVTSPTINGGGGIPISREELDWTTTELRKALRSIEWDLDDLEDTICIVEKNPTKFKIDNKELSVQRSFIEQTREEVKIMKDKMNLSRGRDRDSTARQPLLDNSPARVPVNHASTKYSKLENETDSPNRQFLGDTLQQQNDMMRQQDEQLEIIGESIGTLKTVSKQINSELDEQAIMLDEFGNELETTGFKLDATMKKMAKVLHMSNDRRQWVAIGVLTAILVLLIILFIIT from the exons ATGACGCTGGAGAATCCTTTTTTTGTCGTCAAAGA CGAGGTTTGCAAGGCACTAAATAAGAATCGTGGTTTATACGGCCGCTGGACGGAATTACAAAATGTCGTTACTAGTCCTACAATAAACGGTGGAGGGGGGATTCCGATTTCGCGCGAAGAATTGGATTGGACAACAACAGAGTTGCGAAAAGCGCTACGCTCGATCGAGTGGGATCTTGATGATCTAGAAGACACTATTT gtATCGTAGAGAAAAATCCAACGAAATTTAAGATTGATAATAAAGAACTAAGCGTTCAACGAAGTTTTATCGAACAAACGCGGGAAGAAGTGAag ATTATGAAAGATAAGATGAATTTAAGTAGGGGCAGGGACCGTGATAGCACGGCAAGACAG cCCCTTTTGGATAATAGTCCTGCTCGTGTTCCTGTCAATCATGCTTCAACTAAATATAGTAAGCTTGAAAATGAGACAGATAGTCCAAATAGACAATTTCTTGGCGATACTCTACAGCAACAGAATGACATGATGAGGCAACAAGATGaacaattagaaataattggGGAAAGTATTGGTACACTCAAAACAGTATCTAAACAGATCAACTCGGAATTAGACGAACAAGCAAT TATGCTGGATGAATTTGGTAATGAATTAGAAACAACAGGCTTTAAGTTAGACGCGACAATGAAGAAAATGGCTAAAGTTCTCCACATGAGTAACg ATCGGAGACAATGGGTAGCTATTGGAGTGTTGACTGCTATAttggtattattaataattttgttcataATAACATGA
- the LOC122635188 gene encoding mucin-5AC yields MKLRHLIFTVFTYVFVYSGQIYSVNSVDPAAVKNDFTTQTVYGFLDFTTTIGNTVMVFSPQSSPPEGEKTKSTGPAIQTKPAEKKPIPDIQPSKTHKPNNQGETKKQAQKSSKVVVNSVVQQNIINSSEDKQKQIIKSDVSSHTPVKATTVNPVTSSVVQVQSKEEILGVKNNLAEPEYDYLSKQPTEVIDETYKLINLKPSSKIASKPRSAARREKENPTGLVTKLGGTIVKDGLTTVHETSVIGTYINGKYAQVLQSSSRIIVGTSSNLEGKIRPSNTLRILKTIGPQHGKLKPQLEPTPTSQQEESSLPLEILFSAPAGSSVRTTRRHSSANANRPKYRSKTSEDYDNVEVQPRTSTKQRATTARPNYKNRVQNEGKSSTTTQEPQTTRRRTSFRPSNQANSSSRQTNKQKNQQPQQQQQITSTSPLPKLKLPRTQGRWSYKTTPKPRIAIRKQVDEDDLRLSTETIITEQASTPGDDKASSTTSVGVVTTTTTAITSNGQRKTPETSLSNEELDPSESEDVPNVSVQDQIQADQTLPIETLNVEISTAANLNDVYFEIATIKSPYTFQVGTLRNTRYITVTSTMKKSFAVPEPTSTLPMTEPLTENILANTGAAYETSLPLDSSVATLPAISLDPGQVTPPLETLTETFSTTQTLLKTHLLPVIHDGNTTRLTLVQTYNIARSVTATKTLPPMEIYQFIPSKTLNEFNSKLEEAGSELHLELDFGDEDRDDEDIPKRIVAPSSDVYSELDLFRSVTPTKVKSDTPTTSSAEPQLSLEQAQQLALLKYFGQPQQQVITTSRPIVVLETVYESHVIPIVNNGNTHYSTLSRPVATVPRTSYEYSTSTIPPVLPPPIPQVPLFPQQQPQFTVTSAPLVTQTLVTVSDSRVLKLTFGAKTAYTTLFSTKVVPTELTTYVTSTIPLQPTIPAFPGYYPPPVGYPPFPYVG; encoded by the exons atgaaactGAGGCATCTAATATTCACAGTTTTCACTTATG tTTTTGTCTATTCAGGACAAATTTATAGCGTTAATTCGGTGGATCCTGCAGCTGTAAAGAATGATTTTACGACACAGACAGTTTACGGATTCTTGGATTTTACAACAACGATTGGAAATACAGTTATGGTATTCAGCCCTCAAAGTTCTCCACCAG agggagaaaaaacgaaaagtacTGGACCAGCGATACAAACGAAACCTGCCGAGAAAAAACCTATTCCAGATATTCAACCAAGTAAAACCCATAAGCCAAATAATCAAGGAGAAACTAAAAAGCAAGCACAGAAAAGCTCGAAAGTTGTAGTCAATTCTGTGGTCCagcaaaatattatcaattcatccgaagataaacaaaaacaaataatcaAAAGTGACGTG AGCTCGCATACTCCTGTAAAAGCCACTACGGTAAATCCTGTTACTTCTTCCGTCGTTCAAGTCCAATCAAAGGAGGAGATTCTAggagtaaaaaataatcttgctGAACCTGAATACGACTATTTATCAAAACAGCCAACTGAAGTCATCGATGAAACGTACAAG TTGATAAATTTGAAACCTTCGAGTAAAATCGCTTCGAAACCAAGATCTGCGGcacgaagggaaaaagagaatccaACTGGGCTGGTAACTAAGCTCGGTGGTACGATTGTTAAAGACGGATTAACGACGGTTCATGAGACAAGTGTAATTGGCACGTACATCAATGGAAAGTACGCGCAAGTTTTACAAAGTTCCTCGCGTATTATCGTCGGGACATCCTCGAATTTGGAGGGCAAAATACGACCATCGAATACTCTCAGAATATTAAAGACGATTGGTCCACAACATGGAAAGTTAAAGCCACAGTTGGAGCCTACGCCGACAAGTCAACAAGAAGAATCATCCTTGCCATTGGAAATTCTATTCAGTGCACCGGCAG gTTCTTCCGTACGAACAACTCGAAGACATTCGAGTGCCAACGCTAACCGTCCGAAATATCGTAGTAAAACTTCAGAAGATTATGATAATGTTGAGGTTCAACCGAGAACATCTACAAAACAACGCGCTACCACGGCACGACCAAATtacaa aaatcgTGTTCAGAACGAAGGGAAGTCATCAACCACGACACAGGAACCACAAACAACCCGTCGTCGTACCAGCTTCAGACCAAGCAATCAGGCAAATTCCTCCTCGAGGCAAACCaataaacaaaagaatcaACAGccacagcaacagcaacagatAACGTCAACTAGTCCTTTACCTAAATTGAAACTTCCAAGAACTCAGGGTCGATGGTCATATAAAACTACTCCTAAACCAAGAATCGCGATTCGCAAGCAAGTCGATGAGGATGATTTACGTTTATCGACCGAAACGATTATAACTGAACAAGCATCAACGCCAGGCGATGATAAAGCTAGTAGTACTACTTCTGTTGGAGTTGTTACAACGACAACTACAGCTATAACTTCTAATGGTCAACGGAAAACTCCAGAAACGTCATTATCCAACGAAGAACTCGATCCAAGCGAGTCGGAAGATGTACCTAACGTTAGCGTACAGGATCAGATACAGGCGGATCAAACTTTACCGATAGAAACTCTTAATGTTGAGATTTCAACTGCCGCTAATCTCAATGacgtttattttgaaattgcTACGATTAAATCTCCTTATACGTTCCAG gtGGGAACTTTACGAAACACACGTTACATAACGGTTACGTCTACAATGAAGAAGTCGTTTGCAGTACCTGAACCTACGAGTACTTTGCCAATGACGGAACCTCTGACTGAGAACATCTTGGCAAATACAGGAGCGGCTTACGAAACGAGTCTACCACTTGATTCTTCCGTAGCTACTCTTCCAGCGATATCTTTAGATCCTGGTCAAGTAACACCACCATTAGAAACGCTTACGGAAACATTTTCGACTACTCAAACTCTCTTGAAAACTCATTTGTTACCGGTGATACACGATGGCAATACCACAAGGTTGACTCTCGTTCAGACCTACAATATAGCTCGATCGGTCACTGCTACGAAAACTCTACCACCAAtggaaatttatcaatttattccTAGTAAAACATTGAATGAGTTCAATTCGAAACTGGAGGAGGCTGGAAGCGAGCTTCATTTGGAATTAGATTTCGGTGACGAGGACAGAGACGACGAAGATATCCCTAAAAGAATCGTAGCACCTAGTAGCGATGTGTATTCCGAATTAGATCTCTTCAGGTCGGTGACACCTACAAAGGTAAAATCAGACACGCCTACTACCAGTTCAGCCGAACCACAACTTTCTCTCGAGCAAGCGCAGCAACTTGCTTTGCTCAAATATTTCGGGCAACCTCAACAGCAAGTAATCACGACTTCGAGACCCATCGTAGTACTTGAAACCGTTTACGAATCTCACGTAATACCGATAGTTAATAACGGGAATACGCATTATTCGACCTTATCCAGGCCGGTAGCTACCGTACCAAGGACATCCTACGAATACTCGACATCTACCATTCCGCCTGTTCTTCCACCTCCAATACCTCAGGTACCACTTTTCCCACAACAACAACCCCAATTTACAGTCACAAGCGCACCACTCGTCACGCAAACTTTAGTGACCGTTTCGGACTCAAGAGTGCTCAAACTAACATTCGGAGCAAAAACAGCATACACCACATTGTTCTCTACTAAAGTAGTACCGACAGAACTTACGACATACGTGACGAGTACCATACCTCTACAACCAACCATTCCAGCTTTTCCTGGTTATTATCCTCCACCAGTTGGTTATCCTCCTTTCCCTTACGTAGGATAA
- the LOC122635183 gene encoding laminin subunit gamma-1, which translates to MCGIFLKFFLLVIITFFVVLADPDPSDELYSRWPPTSRDEDKCYDAQGKPQRCIPPFENAAFNVFMEATNTCGEERPTEFCKQTGVQRKSCEICRYGDHPASFLTDHDNNDNATWWQSETMFEGIEYPNQVNLTLHLGNKTFDITYVRVLFESPRPESWGIYKRKNEQSPWEPYQFYSATCRDTYELPESKETVRGDDTRVLCTSEYSDISPLSKGTVAFSTLEGRPSAYYFEMNPALQEWVQATDLRITLDRLNTFGDEVFGDDQVLKSYYYAIADVAVGARCACNGHAGQCVNSTSVDGKTRRVCRCEHNTAGPDCNECLPFYNDAPWGRATTTDAHECKPCNCNGYSERCYFDKELYKATGHGGHCLDCRANRDGANCERCRENFYQRPEDNYCVSCNCNEIGSRSLQCNSEGRCQCKAGVTGDKCDRCSANFYNFGSLGCTSCECSLPGSQANTPNCDSTSGVCVCKENVEGKRCRECRPGFFNLALENEFGCTPCFCYGHSSICMPAAGYSKVVIESMFVRGNERWSATVAGNPIPVHYDPLTQTIYATALDRDNVYFIAPDRFLGDQRASYNQDLSFTLRIGEAGPAPTAHDVILEGGNGEQITQPIFGQKNRMPTVTPQEYRFRLHEHSEYGWQPRLSARAFMSILSNLTAIKIRGTYTHQGRGFLDDVKLETALRGAAGEPADWVEHCNCPHGYVGQFCESCAPGFHHDPPNGGPFALCVPCNCNGHADICEAETGQCICQHNTAGSNCELCSRGYYGYPLKGTSNDCKPCPCPDNGPCILLGNNPDPICSECPIGRTGPRCETCSDGYFGNPEKGIACRPCDCNNNIDLNAVRNCNHETGECLKCVNNTAGFHCEECLSGYYGDALSDNREDGCKLCQCYPPGTVELEDGRVAPCDQLVGHCLCKPHVIGRNCDKCEDGYYHILSGEGCTPCNCDSEGSYNRTCNAVTGQCQCRPGITGQRCDTCLPYQFGFSREGCKPCDCDRIGSQDLQCDASGQCLCLTNVEGRRCDRCKENKYNRQNGCIDCPDCYNLVQSAVDKHRQRLSELENTLKKINSSPTVIKDSDFEKELKNVQNKVKNLLDIAKQESGSGNKTLVEQLDELHSQLTEISVISQTVNITAAEAYKTTTEGLANVNTAETVLDKIHDQLTEAEDYLATDGATALAEAKLRADQVGQQNQQMTAIAHEARILADFNTNEAKKIHMLAEQARNTSLEAYNLAKKAIAKNSNMTDVLRELENKLETLEDRMNEVKNLTAVASAKSFAVSQEALGLSILDLSLPSVDVDLLQTQVDAVSNEGLRLKEQAQLILEQNEKFINEMTEKVWKSEQLLDKAQDQQAATAELLAELDGANEKANNAVKRGDQTLKEAQETLKKLGEFDDEVQRERIKAQDALESTEKIEIMIQTAIKDIFQLEKILNGSENNARSAHEKAQHAQAYAEKASKNANDIRIQANRTKLEALRLGNEAEILHLRVDTTDSLMKDYEVQVGKDTNVTTEANHKVGQAKINVGLTATYVDKALSDIAEIIKELEDLPELDDTHLNHLEERLTAAEKEIKAANLDQRIKALTDAKNMQTQWVKNYEDEVNRLRIEVENIDDIRKALPADCFKRVRLEP; encoded by the exons ATGTGCggaatttttttgaaatttttcctaCTCGTTATTATCACGTTTTTCGTGGTATTGGCTGATCCTGATCCATCCGATGAACTTTATTCTCGATGGCCACCGACGAGTCGTGACGAAGACAAGTGTTATGATGCTCAAGGAAAACCACAG agatGTATACCACCCTTTGAAAACGCTGCTTTCAATGTATTCATGGAGGCAACAAATACATGCGGAGAAGAACGTCCAACAGAATTTTGCAAACAAACTGGAGTGCAAAGAAAATCTTGTGAAATTTGTCGATATGGCGATCATCCAGCCTCATTTCTTACCGATCATGATAATAACGACAATGCGACTTGGTGGCAATCAGAGACTATGTTTGAGGGCATTGAATATCCTAATCAAGTCAACTTGACTCTTCATTTag GTAATAAGACGTTCGATATCACATACGTCAGAGTACTCTTCGAATCACCTCGTCCAGAAAGTTGgggtatatataaaaggaaaaacgagcAGTCACCTTGGGAGccttatcaattttattcggCTACCTGCAGAGACACGTACGAGCTACcagaatcgaaagaaactgTACGTGGTGACGACACAAGAGTACTTTGTACTTCCGAGTATTCGGACATTTCGCCATTATCAAAAGGGACAGTAGCTTTTTCTACTTTGGAAGGACGTCCTTCGGcgtattatttcgaaatgaatCCAGCATTACAG GAATGGGTACAAGCAACTGATCTAAGGATCACTTTGGATAGATTAAACACTTTCGGTGATGAAGTATTTGGCGATGATCAGGTtttaaaatcttattattacGCGATCGCTGATGTTGCAGTTGGAGCACGTTGCGCTTGTAATGGTCATGCTGGGCAATGTGTAAACAGTACAAGCGTTGATGGTAAAACGCGAAGAGTTTGTAG ATGCGAACATAACACTGCTGGTCCGGATTGTAACGAATGTTTACCTTTTTATAACGATGCTCCATGGGGTCGTGCCACGACGACTGATGCTCATGAATGCAAAC CTTGTAACTGCAATGGATATTCCGAAAGATGTTATTTCGACAAAGAATTGTATAAGGCGACTGGTCATGGTGGTCATTGTTTAGACTGTAGAGCTAACCGAGATGGAGCTAACTGTGAAAGATGTCGGGAGAATTTTTATCAACGTCCGGAAGATAATTACTGCGTATCTTGTAACTGCAACGAGATTG GTTCAAGAAGTTTACAATGTAACAGCGAAGGCAGATGTCAATGTAAGGCGGGTGTAACAGGTGACAAGTGCGATCGTTGTTCTGCAAATTTCTACAATTTTGGATCTCTTGGTTGTACCTCTTGCGAGTGTAGTTTACCAGGTTCGCAAGCAAATACACCGAACTGCGATTCGACTAGTGGAGTTTGCGTGTGTAAAGAAAATGTTGAGGGAAAACGTTGTCGAGA ATGTCGACCAGGTTTCTTTAATCTAGCTTTGGAAAATGAATTCGGTTGTACTCCATGTTTCTGTTATGGCCATTCATCGATATGTATGCCTGCAGCTGGTTACTCGAAAGTCGTTATTGAGAGTATGTTTGTCCGAGGAAATGAACGCTGGTCAGCTACCGTAGCTGGAAACCCAATACCTGTACATTATGATCCTCTAACGCAAACGATATACGCTACAGCGTTAGATCGTGACAACGTTTACTTCATTGCACCTG ATAGATTTTTGGGAGATCAAAGAGCGTCGTACAATCAAGATCTATCGTTCACTTTAAGGATAGGAGAGGCAGGTCCTGCCCCAACTGCACACGACGTAATATTGGAAGGTGGAAACGGTGAACAAATAACGCAACCGATATTTGGTCAAAAAAATCGTATGCCAACTGTCACG cCACAAGAATATAGATTTAGATTACACGAGCATAGCGAATATGGTTGGCAACCAAGATTATCTGCCAGAGCTTTTATGTCCATTCTCTCCAACTTAACCGCTATAAAGATACGTGGAACTTATACGCATCAAG GTAGAGGTTTTCTGGATGACGTTAAGTTGGAAACTGCACTTCGCGGTGCTGCCGGTGAACCTGCTGATTGGGTTGAACATTGTAATTGTCCTCACGGCTATGTTGGTCAATTTTGTGAATCTTGCGCACCTGGTTTTCATCATGATCCACCAAATGGTGGTCCTTTTGCTCTTTGCGTTCCATGTAATTGTAACGGACATGCAGATATTTGCGAAGCTGAAACGG GTCAATGTATTTGTCAACATAATACTGCTGGTAGTAATTGTGAATTATGTAGTCGTGGATATTATGGGTACCCTTTAAAAGGCACTTCCAACGATTGTAAGCCATGTCCGTGTCCTGATAACGGTCCTTGCATTCTTCTTGGTAATAATCCTGATCCGATTTGTTCTGAATGTCCAATAGGAAGAACag GACCAAGATGTGAAACTTGTTCAGATGGTTACTTTGGTAATCCTGAGAAAGGAATAGCTTGTCGACCTTGtgattgtaataataacattgaTTTAAATGCAGTACGAAATTGTAATCACGAAACCGGAGAATGTCTGAAATGTGTCAATAACACTGCTGGCTTTCATTGTGAAGAATGTCTTTCGG GTTATTATGGAGATGCTTTATCTGATAATAGAGAAGATGGATGCAAATTGTGTCAGTGTTATCCACCAGGTACAGTTGAACTTGAAGATGGAAGAGTCGCTCCTTGCGATCAGCTTGTAGGTCATTGCCTCTGCAAACCCCATGTAATAGGACGTAACTGTGATAAATGTGAAGATggatattatcatattttaagcGGCGAG ggGTGTACACCTTGTAATTGCGATTCTGAGGGATCTTATAACCGGACTTGTAATGCTGTTACTGGTCAGTGTCAATGTAGACCAGGAATAACTGGTCAACGTTGTGACACTTGTTTACCATATCAGTTTGGTTTTAGTAGAGAAGGTTGTAAACCTTGCGATTGTGACAGAATTGGATCTCAAGATTTACAATGTGATGCCAGTGGACAATGCCTT TGTCTTACAAACGTAGAAGGAAGACGTTGCGATCGCtgtaaggaaaataaatataatagacaAAATGGTTGCATCGATTGTCCTGATTGCTATAATCTAGTTCAATCTGCAGTCGATAAACATAGACAACGTTTATCAGAATTAGAGAATACacttaaaaagattaatagtAGTCCAACTGTCATAAAAGATTCAGACTttgaaaaggaattaaaaaatgttcagAACAAAGTGAAGAATTTGTTGGATATTGCCAAGCAAGAGTCTGGAA GTGGAAATAAAACGCTCGTTGAGCAACTCGATGAATTGCATAGCCAATTGACTGAAATAAGTGTTATTTCACAAACAGTAAATATCACAGCAGCTGAAGCATATAAGACTACTACAGAAGGATTAGCAAATGTCAATACAGCAGAGACAGTATTAGACAAAATACATGATCAATTGACT GAAGCGGAAGATTATTTAGCTACAGACGGAGCAACGGCATTAGCAGAAGCCAAATTACGTGCTGATCAAGTTGGTCAACAGAATCAACAGATGACAGCTATTGCACACGAAGCACGTATTTTAGCTGATTT taatacCAATGAAGCTAAGAAAATTCATATGCTGGCTGAACAAGCTCGAAATACGTCCTTAGAGGCTTATAATCTTGCTAAAAAGGCAATAGCTAAAAATTCAAACATGAC agatGTTTTAagagaattagaaaataaattggaaaCGTTAGAAGATCGTATGAATGAAGTGAAGAATCTTACAGCAGTTGCAAGTGCAAAGTCATTTGCAGTTTCTCAGGAAGCATTAGGTTTATCTATATtagatctttctcttccttccgtAGACGTTGATTTACTTCAAACTCAAGTAGATGCTGTCAGTAATGAA gGATTACGATTAAAAGAACAAGCACAATTAATATTAGAACAAAATGAGAAATTCATTAACGAAATGACTGAAAAAGTATGGAAGAGTGAACAATTGTTAGATAAAGCACAAGATCAACAAGCAGCTACTGCAGAATTGCTTGCAGAATTAGACGGTGCGaatgaaaaagcaaataaTGCTGTCAAACGTGGTGATCAAACGTTGAAAGAAGCGCAAGagactttaaaaaaattaggaG aatttgACGACGAAGTGCAACGCGAACGTATCAAAGCCCAAGATGCATTAGAAAGTACTgaaaagattgaaataatGATTCAAACTgcgataaaagatattttccaacttgaaaagatattaaatggATCTGAAAATAATGCAAGAAGTGCACATGAAAAAGCGCAACATGCACAG GCATATGCAGAGAAAGCTAGTAAAAATGCAAATGATATTAGAATACAGGCAAATAGGACTAAATTAGAGGCATTGCGTTTAGGCAATGAAGCAGAAATATTACATCTCAGAGTTGATACTACAGATTCTCTAATGAAAGATTATGAGGTTCAAGTTGGAAAAGATACGAATGTTACTACAGag gcAAACCATAAAGTTGGACAAGCAAAAATCAATGTAGGTTTAACTGCAACGTATGTTGATAAAGCATTATCAGATATAGCTGAAATCATAAAAGAACTTGAAGATCTTCCTGAATTAG ACGATACACACTTGAATCATTTAGAAGAACGTTTAACTGcagcagaaaaagaaattaaagctGCCAATTTAGATCAGAGAATTAAAGCATTAACAGATGCAAAAAATATGCAAACGCAATGggttaaaaattatgaagacGAAGTCAATAGATTAAGAATAGAAGTTGAAAATATTGATGACATAAGGAAAGCTTTGCCTGCAGACTGTTTCAAACGCGTACGTTTGGAgccataa
- the LOC122635213 gene encoding syntaxin-6 isoform X1, with the protein MTLENPFFVVKDEVCKALNKNRGLYGRWTELQNVVTSPTINGGGGIPISREELDWTTTELRKALRSIEWDLDDLEDTICIVEKNPTKFKIDNKELSVQRSFIEQTREEVKIMKDKMNLSRGRDRDSTARQPLLDNSPARVPVNHASTKYSKLENETDSPNRQFLGDTLQQQNDMMRQQDEQLEIIGESIGTLKTVSKQINSELDEQAIMLDEFGNELETTGFKLDATMKKMAKVLHMSNGNYNNYIPAPTTATSTVSDLTSKPSSLSSLSTTITNCFLCAGD; encoded by the exons ATGACGCTGGAGAATCCTTTTTTTGTCGTCAAAGA CGAGGTTTGCAAGGCACTAAATAAGAATCGTGGTTTATACGGCCGCTGGACGGAATTACAAAATGTCGTTACTAGTCCTACAATAAACGGTGGAGGGGGGATTCCGATTTCGCGCGAAGAATTGGATTGGACAACAACAGAGTTGCGAAAAGCGCTACGCTCGATCGAGTGGGATCTTGATGATCTAGAAGACACTATTT gtATCGTAGAGAAAAATCCAACGAAATTTAAGATTGATAATAAAGAACTAAGCGTTCAACGAAGTTTTATCGAACAAACGCGGGAAGAAGTGAag ATTATGAAAGATAAGATGAATTTAAGTAGGGGCAGGGACCGTGATAGCACGGCAAGACAG cCCCTTTTGGATAATAGTCCTGCTCGTGTTCCTGTCAATCATGCTTCAACTAAATATAGTAAGCTTGAAAATGAGACAGATAGTCCAAATAGACAATTTCTTGGCGATACTCTACAGCAACAGAATGACATGATGAGGCAACAAGATGaacaattagaaataattggGGAAAGTATTGGTACACTCAAAACAGTATCTAAACAGATCAACTCGGAATTAGACGAACAAGCAAT TATGCTGGATGAATTTGGTAATGAATTAGAAACAACAGGCTTTAAGTTAGACGCGACAATGAAGAAAATGGCTAAAGTTCTCCACATGAGTAACggtaattataacaattacatTCCTGCCCCTACCACAGCTACATCTACTGTATCTGATCTTACCTCTAAgccttcttctttatcttctttatcaaCTACAATAACCAACTGCTTCTTATGTGCTGGAGATTag